In Manis pentadactyla isolate mManPen7 chromosome 8, mManPen7.hap1, whole genome shotgun sequence, the following are encoded in one genomic region:
- the CXCR4 gene encoding C-X-C chemokine receptor type 4 isoform X1: MDQFRQIYPLDNFTEDDLGSGDYDSMKEPCFREENAHFNRIFLPTVYSIIFLTGIVGNGLVILVMGYQKKLRSMTDKYRLHLSVADLLFVLTLPFWAVDAVANWYFGKFLCKAVHVIYTVNLYSSVLILAFISLDRYLAIVHATNSQKPRKLLAEKVVYVGVWIPALLLTIPDFIFANVREADRKYICDRFYPNDSWLVVFQFQHIVVGLILPGIVILSCYCIIISKLSHSKGYQKRKALKTTVILILAFFACWLPYYIGISIDSFILLEIIQQGCEFESTVHKWISITEALAFFHCCLNPILYAFLGAKFKTSAQHALTSVSRGSSLKILSKGKRGGHSSVSTESESSSFHSS, from the exons ATGGACCAGTTTCGT cagatATACCCTTTGGATAACTTCACAGAGGATGACTTGGGCTCAGGCGATTACGATTCCATGAAAGAACCCTGCTTCCGGGAGGAAAATGCCCATTTCAACCGTATTTTTCTGCCCACTGTCTACTCCATCATCTTCTTGACTGGCATAGTGGGCAATGGACTGGTCATCCTGGTTATGGGTTACCAGAAGAAACTGAGAAGCATGACGGACAAGTACAGACTGCACCTGTCTGTGGCAGACCTCCTCTTTGTCCTCACACTCCCCTTCTGGGCAGTTGATGCTGTGGCAAACTGGTATTTTGGGAAGTTCCTATGCAAGGCAGTCCATGTCATCTACACAGTCAACCTCTACAGTAGTGTCCTCATCCTGGCCTTCATCAGTCTGGACCGGTACCTGGCTATTGTCCACGCCACCAACAGTCAGAAGCCTCGGAAGCTGTTGGCTGAAAAGGTGGTCTATGTTGGTGTCTGGATACCTGCTCTCCTGCTGACTATTCCAGATTTCATCTTTGCCAATGTCAGGGAGGCGGATAGGAAGTATATCTGTGACCGCTTCTACCCCAATGACTCGTGGTTGGTGGTGTTCCAGTTTCAGCACATTGTGGTTGGCCTTATCCTGCCAGGTATCGTCATTCTGTCCTGCTATTGCATTATCATCTCCAAGCTGTCCCACTCCAAGGGTTACCAGAAGCGCAAGGCCCTCAAGACCACAGTTATCCTCATCCTAGCTTTCTTTGCCTGCTGGCTGCCCTACTACATTGGGATCAGCATCGACTCCTTCATCCTCCTGGAAATCATCCAGCAAGGATGTGAGTTTGAGAGCACTGTGCACAAGTGGATTTCCATCACTGAGGCACTAGCCTTTTTCCACTGTTGCCTGAATCCCATCCTCTACGCTTTCCTTGGAGCCAAATTTAAAACCTCTGCTCAGCATGCACTCACTTCTGTGAGCAGAGGGTCCAGCCTCAAGATCCTCTCCAAGGGAAAGCGGGGTGGACATTCTTCTGTTTCAACTGAGTCTGAGTCTTCAAGTTTCCACTCCAGCTAA
- the CXCR4 gene encoding C-X-C chemokine receptor type 4 isoform X2: MDQFRIYPLDNFTEDDLGSGDYDSMKEPCFREENAHFNRIFLPTVYSIIFLTGIVGNGLVILVMGYQKKLRSMTDKYRLHLSVADLLFVLTLPFWAVDAVANWYFGKFLCKAVHVIYTVNLYSSVLILAFISLDRYLAIVHATNSQKPRKLLAEKVVYVGVWIPALLLTIPDFIFANVREADRKYICDRFYPNDSWLVVFQFQHIVVGLILPGIVILSCYCIIISKLSHSKGYQKRKALKTTVILILAFFACWLPYYIGISIDSFILLEIIQQGCEFESTVHKWISITEALAFFHCCLNPILYAFLGAKFKTSAQHALTSVSRGSSLKILSKGKRGGHSSVSTESESSSFHSS, encoded by the exons ATGGACCAGTTTCGT atATACCCTTTGGATAACTTCACAGAGGATGACTTGGGCTCAGGCGATTACGATTCCATGAAAGAACCCTGCTTCCGGGAGGAAAATGCCCATTTCAACCGTATTTTTCTGCCCACTGTCTACTCCATCATCTTCTTGACTGGCATAGTGGGCAATGGACTGGTCATCCTGGTTATGGGTTACCAGAAGAAACTGAGAAGCATGACGGACAAGTACAGACTGCACCTGTCTGTGGCAGACCTCCTCTTTGTCCTCACACTCCCCTTCTGGGCAGTTGATGCTGTGGCAAACTGGTATTTTGGGAAGTTCCTATGCAAGGCAGTCCATGTCATCTACACAGTCAACCTCTACAGTAGTGTCCTCATCCTGGCCTTCATCAGTCTGGACCGGTACCTGGCTATTGTCCACGCCACCAACAGTCAGAAGCCTCGGAAGCTGTTGGCTGAAAAGGTGGTCTATGTTGGTGTCTGGATACCTGCTCTCCTGCTGACTATTCCAGATTTCATCTTTGCCAATGTCAGGGAGGCGGATAGGAAGTATATCTGTGACCGCTTCTACCCCAATGACTCGTGGTTGGTGGTGTTCCAGTTTCAGCACATTGTGGTTGGCCTTATCCTGCCAGGTATCGTCATTCTGTCCTGCTATTGCATTATCATCTCCAAGCTGTCCCACTCCAAGGGTTACCAGAAGCGCAAGGCCCTCAAGACCACAGTTATCCTCATCCTAGCTTTCTTTGCCTGCTGGCTGCCCTACTACATTGGGATCAGCATCGACTCCTTCATCCTCCTGGAAATCATCCAGCAAGGATGTGAGTTTGAGAGCACTGTGCACAAGTGGATTTCCATCACTGAGGCACTAGCCTTTTTCCACTGTTGCCTGAATCCCATCCTCTACGCTTTCCTTGGAGCCAAATTTAAAACCTCTGCTCAGCATGCACTCACTTCTGTGAGCAGAGGGTCCAGCCTCAAGATCCTCTCCAAGGGAAAGCGGGGTGGACATTCTTCTGTTTCAACTGAGTCTGAGTCTTCAAGTTTCCACTCCAGCTAA